From a single Balneolales bacterium ANBcel1 genomic region:
- a CDS encoding class I SAM-dependent methyltransferase, with the protein MENLKQETYYAEVASYYDEDARDFEQRYEENPVLQKIRTSFRKQTERYPFSHALEIGCGPGFDVCHFAARYPDRMVYAIDVSPEMVRLTRENASSMGLENVRVETGSVEDVHLLFPGLRFDLVYVYFGGLNTVFDLEAAAGEIASFCSEDANLVLTFVNRFYVTEIPLWLARGRFHKAFERILEKWRGYSDVRKIPSRVLSQGDIKRAFGSHFTITSRRGYSIFYPAWYRSHLLPGLGSMAEKLWKLDRLISRTPLWNTGEYSLYAMQPSGPSQKPG; encoded by the coding sequence ATGGAAAACCTGAAACAGGAAACCTATTACGCCGAAGTAGCTTCCTATTATGATGAGGATGCCCGTGACTTTGAACAGCGGTATGAGGAAAATCCGGTTCTTCAGAAAATCCGAACCTCTTTCCGTAAGCAGACCGAGCGGTACCCGTTCAGCCATGCACTGGAGATTGGATGCGGTCCAGGGTTTGATGTCTGCCATTTTGCCGCCCGCTATCCCGATCGTATGGTTTATGCCATAGACGTGTCTCCGGAAATGGTTCGCCTTACCCGGGAAAATGCCAGTTCCATGGGACTGGAGAACGTGAGGGTTGAAACCGGTTCCGTGGAGGATGTCCACCTCCTGTTTCCCGGCCTGAGATTTGACCTGGTTTATGTCTATTTCGGCGGATTGAATACCGTTTTTGATCTTGAAGCCGCTGCCGGGGAGATCGCCTCGTTCTGCTCGGAAGACGCCAATTTGGTGCTGACATTCGTTAACCGCTTCTACGTGACCGAGATTCCGCTGTGGCTGGCCCGGGGAAGGTTCCACAAAGCCTTCGAGCGGATCCTGGAAAAGTGGCGTGGCTATTCGGATGTACGAAAAATTCCTAGTCGGGTATTGTCACAAGGGGACATCAAAAGGGCTTTCGGATCCCATTTTACTATCACTTCGCGACGCGGATACAGCATTTTCTACCCTGCCTGGTACCGATCCCACCTTCTTCCCGGATTGGGCAGTATGGCCGAAAAACTCTGGAAGCTTGACCGGCTGATATCCCGGACACCGCTCTGGAACACCGGCGAATACAGCCTCTATGCAATGCAGCCTTCGGGCCCTTCACAAAAGCCCGGTTGA
- a CDS encoding PmoA family protein translates to MLKISILAAVILTHAAGACLAVNQTSWMVQSHDRELFHEPVHADVPSEMFQEEVICLSSEHGLQTAQIERVDDRTSRVWWMVSQPKGSAIQYTVDRDAQCGATPFAWREAGPQSDRLLLGEKPVLQYEHPVYDADDVEHTKKPFHHVFSPSGVRFITKGPGGLFSHHRGIFLGYYAYVDGSDERIDIWHARDGERSEHNRVIRRMEGPVLGGHVVSIDWKDHSGETFLDEVREIRTFRQPDGHLLVDVRSELTALESSVFLGGDRHHAGLQFRAAQEVADNSEATRFIRPDAWSDVPPDEELESGDILDFPWNAMVFEVEGRTYTVAYMSHPTNPRGAEMSERLYGRFGEFFEQELAGGETLVMNYRFWIRGGEAPDRSEIERRYDNYANPPEVKD, encoded by the coding sequence ATGCTGAAAATTTCCATTCTCGCAGCAGTGATACTGACACATGCGGCCGGTGCCTGCCTGGCCGTGAACCAAACCTCCTGGATGGTGCAAAGCCACGACAGGGAGCTGTTTCATGAACCTGTGCATGCCGATGTGCCTTCAGAGATGTTCCAGGAGGAGGTGATCTGCCTCTCCTCGGAGCATGGCCTGCAAACGGCACAGATTGAACGGGTGGATGACCGGACCAGCAGGGTCTGGTGGATGGTGTCGCAGCCGAAGGGATCGGCCATACAATACACCGTCGACCGTGACGCGCAGTGCGGCGCTACCCCCTTCGCATGGCGGGAAGCCGGTCCGCAGTCGGATCGCCTGCTGCTGGGAGAAAAGCCGGTACTGCAGTACGAGCACCCCGTCTACGATGCCGACGACGTGGAGCACACAAAGAAGCCGTTTCATCACGTATTTAGTCCGAGCGGCGTGCGGTTCATCACCAAAGGGCCCGGCGGACTCTTTTCCCACCACAGGGGGATTTTCCTGGGCTATTATGCCTATGTTGACGGCAGCGATGAACGCATCGACATCTGGCACGCCAGAGACGGCGAACGAAGCGAGCATAACCGGGTAATCCGCCGGATGGAAGGGCCCGTGCTTGGCGGCCACGTTGTGTCGATCGACTGGAAGGACCACAGCGGTGAGACGTTTCTGGATGAAGTCCGTGAGATCAGGACGTTTCGGCAGCCTGACGGACACCTGCTGGTGGATGTTCGCTCCGAACTGACAGCGCTGGAAAGCAGCGTGTTCCTTGGCGGTGACCGCCACCATGCCGGACTCCAGTTCCGCGCCGCGCAGGAGGTGGCCGACAACAGCGAGGCGACCCGCTTCATCCGTCCTGATGCCTGGAGCGATGTGCCCCCGGATGAGGAGCTGGAGAGCGGGGATATTCTCGACTTCCCCTGGAACGCGATGGTGTTTGAAGTGGAGGGGCGGACCTATACGGTGGCGTACATGAGTCATCCGACCAATCCCCGGGGTGCCGAAATGTCGGAACGGCTCTACGGCCGGTTCGGTGAATTTTTCGAGCAGGAACTGGCCGGCGGAGAAACCCTGGTAATGAATTACCGGTTCTGGATCAGAGGGGGAGAGGCCCCTGACCGCTCCGAGATAGAGCGCCGTTATGACAATTATGCCAATCCGCCTGAAGTGAAGGATTGA
- a CDS encoding glycosyltransferase family 1 protein, which translates to MRIFLDATTISSGHSGTGTYARNLLHALPRLSGTEHVHAAVSRDIAHILPILPKTTLSSTHPSPHRVLNHRLIGNRERIPADIALFPNYFMPFFWEIPSAVTVHDVSFLTHPQYYSIKMRQWYRRRIRHSIARARYILTVSEASARQINRHLNVSRSRILVHPPCWLEPREILPPEKRTQTLLYLGNMEPRKNVLTLIEAFNNSGLDNYRLELVGKLHAGRSWLRRFHKLTDNSERVRWMGYLSDDKVKRRISEASGLVNLSFVEGFGLPQAEALSAGTPCLISDDAAMQEVGGGRSLVTDPHDPARISRDMRELATFGFDKSRRHAEEMWKRYSRKRYMESLREIADRLEAGNNTIFPVLGAAKPGSTKGVLAAASYAAVFGEALSAVKMYQAFPVPVSGVEQVRRKADRLTKQFPDQFSMHRDRFHILRYAPLKETKRDNRADHARIRQRHRLLLRLLGTLPLIRAVYYSGGTSHQNSLYDKPDLDLFIVTRKNTVWISYLFVRLLSIIMLRKESCCSNYLVDEQAQEIFWQRDHYSAFQLLFLKQVFRKPGTMHIRQCNPWMLQLFPNSPGASRHTGEAGKNNAGNAGPVPAAKGFLFAANLVVMRLLTSRWERVGKKNRAGGLMWDAFRIKLHTNDHRPWVYRRYEDILQNTLDSMVPLGTVKLRKVSRNW; encoded by the coding sequence ATGCGAATATTTCTTGATGCCACCACCATATCCAGCGGGCACAGCGGTACCGGTACCTATGCACGTAATCTGCTGCATGCGCTGCCTCGCCTGTCCGGTACCGAGCATGTCCATGCGGCCGTGAGCAGGGATATCGCCCACATCCTGCCTATTCTCCCAAAAACAACACTGTCGTCCACACACCCGTCTCCGCACCGGGTTTTGAATCACCGGTTGATTGGAAACCGCGAACGCATCCCTGCCGACATCGCGCTGTTTCCCAACTACTTCATGCCTTTTTTCTGGGAAATACCTTCAGCTGTCACGGTGCACGATGTCTCGTTTCTTACTCATCCGCAATATTACTCGATCAAAATGCGGCAGTGGTATCGGCGGCGGATTCGGCACTCTATTGCCAGGGCCAGGTATATCCTCACGGTGAGCGAGGCATCCGCCCGGCAGATAAACCGGCATTTAAATGTTTCGCGCTCACGTATCCTGGTTCATCCGCCGTGCTGGCTGGAGCCAAGGGAGATTTTGCCGCCTGAAAAGCGGACCCAAACGCTGCTCTATCTTGGCAATATGGAGCCCAGGAAAAATGTACTGACCCTCATCGAGGCATTCAACAACAGCGGCCTGGATAACTACCGGCTTGAGCTGGTGGGCAAACTGCACGCTGGCAGGTCCTGGCTTCGCAGATTTCACAAGTTGACGGATAATTCTGAGAGGGTGAGGTGGATGGGCTATCTTTCAGATGATAAGGTCAAGCGTCGCATTTCTGAAGCTTCCGGACTGGTAAACCTGAGTTTTGTGGAAGGATTCGGCCTGCCCCAGGCAGAGGCCCTTTCTGCCGGTACACCCTGTCTTATATCCGATGACGCGGCCATGCAGGAGGTCGGCGGAGGCCGATCGCTGGTCACGGATCCCCATGATCCGGCTCGGATCTCACGTGACATGCGCGAACTTGCCACATTCGGTTTTGACAAATCGCGCCGGCATGCCGAGGAAATGTGGAAACGTTACTCCAGGAAAAGGTACATGGAAAGCCTGAGAGAAATTGCAGACCGTCTGGAAGCCGGAAATAACACCATCTTCCCCGTGTTGGGAGCCGCAAAACCCGGCAGTACCAAAGGGGTTCTTGCCGCGGCTTCCTATGCCGCAGTGTTCGGGGAGGCATTATCCGCTGTCAAAATGTACCAGGCTTTTCCAGTGCCTGTTTCCGGGGTGGAGCAGGTACGCCGAAAAGCGGATCGACTGACGAAGCAGTTCCCCGACCAGTTCTCGATGCACCGGGACCGGTTTCATATTTTACGGTATGCCCCCCTGAAAGAAACAAAACGGGATAATAGGGCAGATCATGCCCGGATCCGCCAGCGGCACCGCTTGCTTCTGCGTCTGCTCGGGACCCTGCCACTGATCAGGGCAGTCTACTATTCCGGCGGCACCTCTCATCAGAACAGCCTTTATGACAAGCCCGATCTCGACCTGTTTATAGTCACCAGAAAAAATACGGTCTGGATTTCCTATCTGTTTGTTCGCCTGCTGAGTATCATTATGCTCCGAAAAGAGAGTTGCTGCAGCAATTACCTGGTTGACGAGCAGGCTCAGGAGATTTTCTGGCAGCGGGATCACTACAGTGCTTTTCAGCTTTTATTTTTGAAACAGGTCTTCCGAAAGCCGGGAACAATGCATATCCGGCAGTGCAACCCCTGGATGTTGCAACTTTTTCCAAACTCTCCGGGAGCTTCTCGCCATACAGGCGAAGCCGGGAAAAATAATGCTGGAAATGCCGGACCGGTCCCTGCCGCCAAAGGGTTTCTTTTTGCAGCGAACCTTGTCGTCATGCGCCTGCTAACCTCTCGCTGGGAAAGGGTTGGAAAAAAGAATCGGGCCGGTGGACTCATGTGGGATGCATTTCGTATCAAACTGCATACGAACGACCATCGGCCATGGGTCTATCGAAGGTATGAAGATATCTTGCAGAACACGCTCGACAGTATGGTACCTCTCGGCACCGTGAAGCTTCGAAAGGTATCCCGCAACTGGTAA
- a CDS encoding sulfatase, whose product MKKHILVTTGMASLLTLPAEGLSKNSCQDAPPNFVFILTDDLGYGDIGVYGAQDIHTPNIDRMAEEGILFTDFYATSPVCSPSRASLLTGRYAQRMGVNAVFFPESLTGMPVDELTKAELLAKQDYATAIIGKWHLGHMHRYLPLQRGFDEYFGMPYSNDMASAVYMRGNDVEKHEVDQRYSTRRFTEEALDFIERNREQPFYLLLSHTMPHVPLYASEDFLGTSERGLYGDVVQELDWSVGEILDKLEAENLHENTLVVFTSDNGPWLVMRDHGGSAGSLREGKFYTFEGGMRVPTVAMWPGTIPENTVYEGMANMMDWFPTFAHLAGAEVPDSIVLDGEDISPVLFDQGERTGNDFLFMEYGELQGYRYENWKIKLEYEGFPGAWYRHNVAPHPLLLIDLDTDPSERINLAEEYPERVEWMLEKMDSAYQSLGPLPPSITTTVSPDESHLEYLREEYGGDFYIIED is encoded by the coding sequence ATGAAAAAACACATCCTGGTAACCACAGGAATGGCCTCTCTGCTGACCCTCCCGGCCGAGGGCCTTTCAAAGAATTCGTGTCAGGACGCACCGCCCAATTTTGTTTTCATCCTCACCGATGACCTCGGCTATGGGGATATCGGCGTGTATGGGGCTCAGGATATCCACACTCCGAACATCGACAGAATGGCTGAGGAAGGCATTCTTTTTACCGATTTCTACGCAACGTCTCCGGTTTGCAGTCCTTCGAGGGCATCCCTGCTGACAGGCCGCTATGCCCAGCGAATGGGGGTGAATGCCGTTTTTTTTCCGGAGAGCCTGACCGGCATGCCAGTGGACGAACTGACTAAAGCGGAACTGCTCGCCAAACAGGATTATGCTACGGCCATAATCGGGAAGTGGCACCTTGGACATATGCATCGTTATTTGCCTTTGCAGCGTGGCTTCGATGAGTATTTCGGCATGCCCTACAGCAACGATATGGCCAGTGCGGTCTACATGAGAGGCAATGATGTGGAAAAGCACGAAGTGGATCAGAGGTACTCCACAAGAAGGTTTACCGAAGAAGCACTGGATTTCATCGAACGCAACCGGGAGCAGCCGTTTTACCTTCTGCTATCCCACACGATGCCGCATGTGCCCCTGTATGCCTCAGAGGATTTTCTGGGAACATCCGAACGCGGCCTGTATGGTGATGTTGTACAGGAGCTGGACTGGAGCGTTGGAGAGATACTGGATAAGCTGGAAGCCGAAAACCTGCACGAAAACACCCTTGTGGTTTTTACCAGTGACAATGGACCCTGGCTTGTGATGAGAGATCACGGTGGTTCCGCCGGGTCCTTGCGCGAAGGCAAGTTCTACACCTTCGAAGGGGGGATGAGGGTGCCGACCGTCGCCATGTGGCCGGGGACCATCCCTGAAAATACGGTCTATGAAGGAATGGCCAATATGATGGACTGGTTCCCGACTTTTGCCCATTTGGCGGGTGCCGAAGTGCCGGATAGTATCGTCCTCGATGGAGAAGATATTTCACCCGTTCTGTTTGATCAGGGCGAAAGGACGGGTAACGATTTTCTGTTTATGGAGTACGGGGAGCTCCAGGGCTATCGCTACGAAAACTGGAAAATCAAACTGGAATATGAGGGGTTTCCCGGAGCCTGGTACCGCCACAATGTGGCGCCGCATCCGCTGCTGCTGATCGATCTCGATACGGATCCCTCCGAGAGAATAAATCTTGCGGAAGAGTATCCGGAGCGGGTGGAGTGGATGTTGGAAAAAATGGACAGCGCATACCAGTCGCTGGGGCCGCTTCCCCCTTCGATAACTACGACGGTCAGTCCTGATGAGTCACATCTTGAGTATCTGCGTGAAGAGTACGGAGGGGATTTTTATATTATTGAGGATTGA
- a CDS encoding Gfo/Idh/MocA family oxidoreductase gives MKKTEIKRRDFIKTTALAGAAIGLAGPYSLARAAKSPNERVNVAIMGGRSRAGALARIFADLDSTHVKSIFDVDYRPLAELADDISERQGTRPETGTDFRRALDDPDIDALVIGAPDHWHASATIMALQAGKHVYVEKPASYNPAEAELVVRASRRYGKLVQMGNQQRSAIETLQAMQDIADGMIGEPYYAKAFYANARSSIGHGSIAPVPEWLDYELWQGPAPRTPFRSNVIHYNWHWFRKWGTGELLNNGTHEYDIARWALGVDLPNRVSSSGGRFHYDDDWEFFDVQNVNFEFPGGKAINWEGRSANGFAFYNRGRGTTIHGTKGTIKIDRSGYILYDLDNEEVKRVMDDDEDRDHLDTVGGGDMTNIHINNFAMAIRQGESLNAPIEDAQKSVMPLHIGNISQFVGRSLNLDPKTGRIIGDSEAMSYWTRRYEPGWEPTI, from the coding sequence ATGAAAAAGACGGAAATCAAGCGACGTGACTTCATTAAAACCACGGCACTGGCGGGAGCCGCGATCGGACTTGCAGGGCCCTACAGCCTGGCTCGCGCTGCCAAAAGCCCGAACGAGCGGGTCAACGTAGCGATCATGGGCGGCCGCAGCCGCGCCGGCGCTCTTGCAAGGATTTTTGCAGACCTCGACAGCACCCATGTCAAATCGATTTTTGATGTGGATTATCGTCCGCTGGCAGAGCTGGCCGATGATATTTCCGAACGGCAGGGGACCCGGCCCGAGACGGGCACCGACTTCCGGAGGGCACTGGACGATCCCGATATCGATGCGCTGGTCATCGGCGCCCCCGACCACTGGCACGCGTCCGCGACCATCATGGCCCTTCAGGCCGGGAAGCATGTATATGTCGAGAAGCCGGCCAGCTATAACCCTGCAGAGGCGGAGCTGGTAGTCAGGGCAAGCCGGCGCTATGGCAAACTGGTTCAAATGGGCAACCAGCAAAGATCGGCGATTGAGACACTCCAGGCAATGCAGGATATTGCCGACGGCATGATCGGTGAACCGTATTACGCCAAAGCCTTCTACGCCAACGCCCGCAGCTCCATCGGCCACGGCAGCATCGCCCCGGTGCCCGAGTGGCTGGATTATGAGCTCTGGCAGGGTCCCGCCCCGCGAACACCCTTCCGCAGCAATGTCATCCACTATAACTGGCATTGGTTCCGGAAATGGGGAACCGGCGAGCTTCTGAATAACGGAACCCATGAATACGATATCGCACGCTGGGCGCTGGGAGTGGACCTTCCCAACCGCGTAAGCTCTTCGGGAGGAAGGTTTCACTACGACGACGACTGGGAGTTCTTTGATGTGCAGAATGTCAATTTTGAGTTTCCCGGGGGCAAGGCGATCAACTGGGAAGGCCGAAGCGCCAACGGATTCGCGTTCTATAACCGCGGAAGGGGCACCACCATCCACGGTACCAAAGGCACGATCAAGATCGACCGGAGCGGCTATATCTTGTATGACCTGGATAATGAAGAGGTCAAGCGTGTCATGGACGATGACGAGGACAGGGATCATCTGGATACCGTCGGCGGCGGAGACATGACCAATATCCATATCAATAATTTTGCCATGGCCATCCGCCAGGGAGAATCCCTGAACGCCCCCATCGAGGATGCGCAAAAGTCGGTGATGCCGCTGCATATCGGCAATATTTCCCAGTTTGTTGGGCGATCGCTTAATCTCGATCCGAAAACCGGACGGATTATCGGCGACTCGGAAGCCATGAGCTACTGGACCCGAAGATATGAACCCGGCTGGGAACCGACCATCTGA
- a CDS encoding NAD(P)-dependent oxidoreductase, whose translation MASSIELFGNTRQPPKVMVIGGSGFIGSEVVKVLAASGCRITALQHRSRVRVNGVRSIEGDLRTFDWSRLEHDLPDVIIHSGRISGRTWPGRILAGMQGRRANARLMKWLSRLTNPPSLVYVSGSLVYGSQGGAGVSESAPLNPAGFQKYYIRAERPILESAADSRVPVSIARVPWVLGPASWFRQFYWRAVRKQHEIPCFGEGENLMSVVHLRDCAGLIARISGLAAVKAGQPATSQGPGDRAASPEIFNITTIPAVTQSDFCQTLSALTGVPVRYYTERQLRTRYGQTVTEALTFSLSLISERDTVSKWEPGFPTVGAALRDVVRNLED comes from the coding sequence ATGGCCTCTTCCATCGAATTATTCGGCAATACACGCCAGCCGCCGAAGGTCATGGTGATTGGAGGGAGCGGCTTTATCGGTTCGGAGGTAGTAAAAGTTCTTGCAGCAAGCGGCTGCAGGATCACGGCCTTGCAGCATCGCAGCAGGGTCAGGGTGAATGGAGTCCGGAGTATTGAGGGCGATTTGCGAACCTTTGACTGGAGCCGGCTGGAGCATGATCTTCCCGATGTGATCATCCACAGTGGTCGGATTTCGGGACGCACATGGCCGGGGCGCATTCTGGCCGGAATGCAGGGGCGGCGCGCCAATGCCCGGCTGATGAAGTGGCTCAGCAGGTTAACCAATCCTCCGTCATTGGTATATGTATCGGGCTCACTCGTGTACGGTTCACAAGGAGGCGCCGGGGTGAGTGAATCCGCTCCATTAAATCCTGCCGGGTTTCAGAAGTATTATATTCGTGCCGAGAGGCCCATTCTGGAATCAGCCGCAGATTCAAGAGTTCCCGTCTCTATTGCCCGGGTACCCTGGGTGCTCGGACCGGCTTCATGGTTTCGGCAATTTTACTGGAGGGCAGTGCGCAAACAACACGAAATCCCCTGCTTCGGGGAGGGTGAAAATCTGATGTCTGTGGTGCATTTGCGCGACTGCGCCGGCTTGATTGCCCGGATATCCGGTTTGGCCGCCGTCAAGGCGGGACAGCCGGCCACATCTCAGGGCCCGGGAGACCGCGCCGCTTCTCCGGAAATTTTCAACATAACGACGATTCCGGCAGTGACCCAGAGTGACTTCTGCCAGACGCTGTCCGCACTCACCGGTGTTCCGGTAAGGTACTATACGGAGCGGCAGCTTCGGACCCGGTATGGGCAAACGGTTACAGAGGCGCTAACTTTTTCGCTATCGCTTATATCCGAACGTGATACGGTATCAAAGTGGGAACCCGGATTTCCAACGGTCGGTGCGGCGCTTCGGGATGTGGTCCGGAATCTGGAAGACTGA
- a CDS encoding DASH family cryptochrome, with product MAVSLHFFRNDLRLNDNPALSHAARGGSRLIPLFVFDDRATAKSSFGFSRTGPHRQRFILESVTRLHNNLKARGSGLITASGRPHEIIASLCDAMDITLVAFQEEIAPEEKETEQAIREVLSTRGIPLRTFRSFTLIHPDDLPMPVTGTPDVFTHFRKKVEKHSEIRSPLPVPELPPLPSGMEPPENGFRLIGPAPADHGQSASGTSPAERGLATIGAGIPPLDTLFPHENAESDPRAAIVFRGGEDQALARLDHYFWKTDELQKYKFKRNGLLGPDYSSKFSAWLANGCLSPRTIYDQVKQYESSRKKNVSTYWLIFELIWRDYFHFIMEKYCARLFHRDGLSPEPVSWQTDWERFQKWRDGETGIPFIDANMKELSATGYMSNRGRQNVASFLSKYLELDWRMGAEWFESMLIDYDVHSNWGNWAYVSGVGNDPRDRFFNILNQARKYDPKGAYVRHWLPELAGLPDEHIHQPWKSAHAPAEYPGQLVDFERCLEKLSGNGNGSG from the coding sequence ATGGCCGTAAGTCTCCATTTTTTCCGTAATGATCTTCGCCTCAACGACAATCCGGCATTGTCCCATGCGGCCCGAGGCGGTAGCCGTTTGATTCCCCTTTTTGTGTTCGATGACAGGGCGACAGCCAAAAGCAGCTTTGGCTTTTCGAGAACCGGCCCGCACCGCCAGCGATTTATTCTCGAATCGGTAACCCGCTTACACAACAATCTGAAAGCGAGAGGATCGGGACTGATTACCGCAAGTGGCAGGCCTCATGAAATCATCGCTTCTTTATGCGATGCCATGGATATTACACTGGTCGCATTTCAGGAGGAAATCGCGCCTGAGGAGAAAGAGACGGAGCAAGCCATAAGGGAGGTTCTGTCGACCCGAGGAATTCCCCTGCGGACCTTCCGCTCATTCACCCTGATTCATCCGGATGATCTGCCCATGCCGGTCACCGGGACCCCGGACGTATTTACGCACTTTCGCAAGAAGGTTGAAAAGCACTCTGAAATCAGGTCACCGCTGCCTGTACCGGAACTTCCGCCGCTTCCATCCGGTATGGAACCTCCTGAAAACGGATTTCGACTGATCGGACCTGCACCTGCAGATCATGGACAGTCTGCTTCCGGCACATCACCTGCCGAACGGGGTTTGGCCACTATTGGCGCCGGTATTCCACCGTTGGATACTCTTTTTCCTCATGAAAATGCCGAGTCGGACCCGCGGGCTGCCATAGTTTTTCGCGGCGGAGAGGACCAGGCACTGGCGCGACTGGATCATTATTTCTGGAAAACCGACGAGCTGCAAAAATACAAATTCAAGCGCAACGGACTGCTCGGTCCCGATTACAGCTCCAAGTTTTCTGCCTGGCTGGCCAATGGCTGCCTGTCTCCGCGAACCATTTACGACCAGGTCAAACAATATGAATCCAGCCGAAAAAAAAACGTATCCACCTACTGGCTTATATTCGAGCTGATCTGGCGTGATTATTTTCATTTCATCATGGAGAAGTACTGCGCACGGCTTTTTCATCGTGATGGATTGTCGCCGGAGCCCGTCAGCTGGCAAACCGATTGGGAACGGTTTCAAAAATGGCGGGACGGAGAAACGGGCATTCCGTTTATTGATGCCAATATGAAGGAGCTCTCAGCTACGGGCTACATGTCCAACCGGGGGCGACAAAATGTGGCTTCCTTTCTGAGCAAATATCTGGAGCTTGACTGGCGGATGGGCGCGGAATGGTTTGAATCGATGCTTATAGACTATGATGTTCACTCCAACTGGGGCAACTGGGCTTACGTGAGCGGAGTGGGCAACGACCCGCGTGACCGCTTTTTTAACATCCTCAATCAGGCCCGGAAGTATGACCCAAAAGGCGCCTATGTCCGTCACTGGCTGCCCGAACTGGCCGGCCTGCCGGATGAGCACATTCACCAGCCGTGGAAATCAGCACATGCCCCGGCAGAATATCCCGGACAGCTTGTTGATTTCGAGAGGTGCCTGGAGAAGCTTTCCGGAAACGGCAACGGATCCGGTTGA